From the Osmerus eperlanus chromosome 19, fOsmEpe2.1, whole genome shotgun sequence genome, one window contains:
- the LOC134039397 gene encoding DNA polymerase theta-like isoform X1 → MSSSGPPKRKCYMGQHQVIKKKSIVVPVEPLTPRRSRRLLETHALGDKLHGAKHKTHGMAVGQSFAVGESSLALDEEMLQVLDALEPSVERGEQGRPAPPVVSFHPPPLPENKEINQRMGLGDQAPLQPTGPGPGSHRPHSPAALPGAGESVCEGLGGRWRADCKGLAQRLLFSEDTEESDQSEKGCLKPMTTNCKDGLPLPTKKNNQKSSRSKGVKHRSRSSPLSTEKGDGPSVHADSPLDNSGNYILFSPTHLAAARERAELQRSLRNQSVSVLTPPTGLEANSLNDTVPQPGQNAAICAPGEQADRLQLSSWGLPRPVLERYHRHRLTHMFDWQAQCLMVGQVLQGRNLVYSAPTSAGKTLVAELLMLKRVLETRRKALFILPFVSVAKEKMHYLQSVFEEAGVRVEGYMGSTSAAGGFTSLDVAVCTIEKANSLVNRLIEEDSLDLLGMVVVDELHMVGDSGRGYLLELLLTKIRYIAQKQNASGSLSEGIQIVGMSATLPNLELLAGWLDAELYQTDYRPVPLQEWLKVGSNIYDSSLSLVRSFAPALAVKGDDDHIVSLCYETVREGHSVLLFCPSKIWCEKLSDGIAREFYNLKRTEGQGDGDLQAVCLDQGGLADVLAQLRRTPAGLDPMLQRTVPWGVAFHHAGLTFDERDVLEGAFRQGLVRVLAATSTLSSGVNLPARRVIIRTPTFNGRLLDPLTYKQMAGRAGRKGVDTMGESVLVCKEAERQKGVSLLQGSLQPISSCLVKREGEGVTTSMLRAILEIIVGGVASTPQDVRLYASCTLLAASLQPGQRPEGGAVGRKAKKGGRGRGPEANEGAIEACVDWLMENEFINIQKEGEEERYCPTLLGAATLSSSLSPPEALGIFADLQRAMKGFVLENDLHILYQITPVYAEWTTIDWYQFFCLWEQLPSSMKRVAELVGVQEGFLARSVSGKLVAKTERQHRQMAVHKRFFTTLVLQDLVNEEPLGAVATKYNCNRGQLQSLQQSASTYAGMVTVFCKRLGWHTLELLLSQYQTRLSFGVQRELVDLVRVSLLNAARARTLYDQGLCTVAQLARATLTEVEKALRKAVPFKSSKRAVDESEMEAAERRSLRCVWVSGGRALTEREAANEIVSEARLLLQQDLADLGVEWDPGTLPPEAGLDSDPDEDSHSSPETQQNHSKPQREDAKKEEKREGDRRGRGEMRRRDGKTEVEVGEREGANRPEKTEANRKGGETKMNEGGGAGGEKTKGEDAGRRDGQKLRAEEREEDQEQPRSTTGSSGREMGTEKKVGPTQRRVEMKVSEQAEEVESALSTSALPEGPIAIPTRPERSLTQELAELVFSPLPPPQPSPMPPPRFRAPISRVEEPPAVGCVSSGTLERTGPAQTATSPMQTGKGHQSRALRKVLHFIHSEAGQERGETDPVRTTSPLPLIPKHAPPTPATHLLPAPASPPLLDPVLPQRAAPSPASPPQPLSPAQPPAPPLSTVATRRRLEDEGTDDFSSPELYVREERRREEEEKEEAQEGEGFGDSFELDTQTELMIQQQENPQREVKAGDGGIERREGALGSAAEEEGEEERRVLERETRWPASGKTGRGGGYGDESAGEKEALRGSPSNGVHSDRDREVLGGSVTIGNGQPKLGISLTDSQMENFLNYSQEVLADGDGGVYEDDKEDELFGRGDLSRVSVSDHVTSNSLNGSSSFLFDSLYDSSLLAALSPEEESNQSEKEEVQGEGPAATEAASRHKLPSTQEKRRSGLLTNQEAEEQEAIQWGESSFNLSEWGDSLLVGEHFLERRSLLRHTERTQQENNPNRGQTEHPEPTDQQIPEPQHGQDTAQTRPTEAQPHHGQTDPLKPDQCTFQTDRPQPQHNPSQTNEQHNTEDPSPSGPTLSREVGVEEEREKRRDEGRERERADREAGAPPDPSVFKHPALPSQPTDTCPQCSPGLQDIFDRWPSMSDQLSPHTLLVGSTRTHTDAQPASEGERAFSERQVVSGETRASSSHRDTRGRLEERPGSGDLIPPTPETNPVTPRVKRTTSSVQSPLTTRPLNQSTPTTARPDQPGVPECPQSRPRPRIDPISSKRHRPLPVEAVSDTEQQESTSHTPNPDTHFGTETKAPGERTHSTLDPTSVPHPKTQPRPRMDPRPPPAPAQTPAPAPSLPPPAEAPSPLDSSLTDEGFTLQLSQDAPLTPGSPGAFSIVDVASDRRLFSTFLSEWRTKGRYSLALACERREHTQPPKHRGVSCLQPISEPDGFSVRGGEGLLLTGLSVCWGGRDAYYISLQQKQSTDISSSLAPPPLDADLPVVERLEQVKACLNRSLVKGAGGVVITYDIIEAYKTLVLSCGIGLDGSCEDPKVACWLLDPGSEERTLASVVTCFCPQELDLLEGLGEGRHAHTHSPRLRAATESVLVHAAMDQLNTLLEKDGLLDVFRRVEMRSQVCLALLELNGVGFSVEECKRQKHVMQAKLSALEAQAYSLAGHSFSLTSIDDIAQIMFLELRLPPNGDVTGLKNKRTLGYARRGAGRVRLGKQFSTTKDVLEKLRPLHPFPGVILEWRRITNAMTKVVFPLQRERQHHPLLAMDRIHPVSQTHTTTGRVSFTEPNIQNVPKDFEIQMATVVGESPPSQDGRQAATRPGRRGRSRLPAPPAGSPEKDVAFSVSMRHAFVPFSGGMILAADYSQLELRVLAHLSKDRRLLQVLNGGVDVFRCIAAEWKNITPDAVKDGLRQQAKQICYGIIYGMGAKSLGEQMGVDENDAACYIESFKARYTGIQSFLRDTVKSCVKKGYVQTLLGRRRYLPGITNGNTYARAHAERQAVNTTVQGSAADIVKLATVNIQQRLQETFPTAPLSHQHPHSDRGRSRTWPRVRGAYFILQLHDELIYETTEEDLIRVAQIVKREMESAVKLYVKLRAKVKVGPSWGDLQDMEI, encoded by the exons ATGAGCTCCTCTGGTCCACCGAAAAGGAAATGCTATATGGGACAGCATCAGGTCATCAAGAAAAAAAG TATTGTGGTACCTGTGGAGCCACTGACACCAAGACGATCCAGACGCCTACTGGAGACACATGCACTGGGAGATAAATTACATGGagccaaacacaaaacacacggcATG GCTGTCGGGCAGTCGTTTGCAGTGGGTGAGTCGTCACTGGCTCTGGATGAGGAAATGCTTCAGGTGTTGGATGCCTTAGAACCCTCTGTAGAGAGAGGTGAACAGGGAAGACCAGCCCCACCAGTGGTAAGCTTTCATCCACCTCCGCTACCAGAGAATAAGGAGATTAACCAGAGGATGGGACTTGGAGACCAAGCACCTCTTCAGCCCactggaccaggaccagggtctCACAGACCCCACAGCCCAGCAGCACTcccaggggctggggagagtgtgtgtgagggacttggggggaggtggagagcagACTGTAAAGGCCTGGCCCAGCGACTTCTCTTCAGTGAGGACACCGAAGAGTCAGACCAATCAGAGAAGGGCTGTCTCAAGCCAATGACAACTAACTGCAAGGATGGCTTGCCCCTTCCTACCAAAAAGAACAATCAGAAATCCAGCCGTTCCAAAGG GGTTAAGCACAGGTCCAGGAGTTCCCCTCTGAGCACGGAGAAAGGAGACGGGCCAAGTGTACATGCCGACTCCCCATTGGACAACTCTGGTAACTACATCCTGTTCAGCCCCACCCACCTGGCCGCGGCGAGGGAGAGGGCAGAACTGCAGCGCTCGCTGAGGAACCAGTCCGTCTCCGTGCTTACGCCCCCTACAGGCCTGGAGGCCAACTCCCTCAACGACACAGTGCCCCAGCCAG gtcaGAATGCGGCTATATGCGCCCCAGGGGAGCAGGCTGACAGGCTGCAGCTGTCCAGCTGGGGTCTACCCCGGCCTGTCCTGGAGCGCTACCACAGACACAGGCTCACCCACATGTTTGACTGGCAGGCTCAGTGCCTCATGGTGGGACAGGTGCTGCAGGGACGCAACCTGGTGTACTCTG CTCCCACCAGTGCTGGGAAGACCCTGGTGGCGGAGCTGCTGATGTTGAAGCGTGTGCTGGAGACCAGGAGGAAGGCCCTCTTCATCCTGCCCTTTGTCTCCGTGGCCAAGGAGAAGATGCACTACCTGCAG agtgtgtttgaggaggCAGGGGTGCGCGTGGAGGGGTACATGGGGAGCACCTCTGCTGCGGGCGGCTTCACGTCACTGGATGTGGCCGTGTGCACCATAGAGAAGGCCAACTCTCTCGTCAACAGACTCATAGAGGAAGACAGCCTGGATCTACTGG GTATGGTGGTGGTGGATGAGCTCCACATGGTTGGAGACTCTGGGAGAGGATACCTCCTGGAATTGCTGCTCACCAAGATCCGCTACATCGCCCAGAAGCAAAACGcatcggg GTCTCTGTCTGAGGGGATCCAGATTGTGGGTATGAGTGCAACCCTGCCTAACCTGGAgctcctggctggctggctggacgcGGAGCTCTACCAGACAGACTACAGGCCCGTGCCCCTGCAGGAGTGGCTCAAGGTGGGCAGCAACATCTACGACAGCAGCCTCTCTCTGGTCCGCTCGTTCGCACCCGCGCTGGCGGTCAAG gGGGATGATGACCACATAGTGAGTCTGTGCTATGAGACTGTTAGAGAGGGGCACTCCGTCCTGCTGTTCTGCCCTTCCAAGATCTGGTGTGAGAAGCTGTCGGACGGCATCGCCAGAGAGTTCTACAACCTGAAACGCACAG aggggcagggagatggTGACCTCCAGGCCGTGTGTCTGGACCAGGGAGGACTGGCGGATGTGTTAGCCCAGCTGAGGCGCACCCCGGCTGGGCTAGACCCCATGCTGCAGCGCACTGTTCCCTGGGGGGTGGCCTTCCACCATGCCG GCTTGACGTTCGACGAGCGAGACGTGTTGGAGGGGGCGTTCCGCCAGGGACTGGTCAGGGTGCTGGCCGccacctctaccctctcctcggGGGTCAACCTCCCGGCCCGCAGGGTCATCATACGAACGCCCACCTTCAACGGACGCCTGCTGGACCCGCTCACCTACAAGCAGATGGCCGGCCGGGcggggagaaagggagtggaCACCATgg GGGAGAGCGTGCTGGTGTGTAAGGAGGCGGAGCGTCAGAAGGGTGTCAGCCTCCTCCAGGGCTCCCTTCAGCCAATCAGCAGCTGTCtggtgaagagggagggggagggcgtgACCACCAGCATGCTCCGAGCCATCctggag ATTATTGTCGGAGGCGTGGCCAGCACTCCACAGGATGTGAGGTTGTATGCTTCCTGTACTCTGCTAGCTGCTAGCCTGCAGCCTGGCCAGAGACCAGAAGGGGGCGCCGTGGGGAGGAAGGCCAAGAAGGGAGGCCGGGGACGGGGGCCGGAGGCTAACGAGGGGGCGATCGAGGCCTGCGTGGACTGGCTGATGGAGAACGAGTTCATCAACATCCAAAAAgaaggagaag AGGAGCGGTACTGCCCCACCCTCCTGGGCGcggccaccctctcctcctccctctctccccccgagGCTCTTGGGATATTTGCCGACCTCCAGCGGGCCATGAAGGGCTTTGTACTGGAGAACGACCTTCATATCCTCTACCAG ATCACTCCAGTGTACGCTGAGTGGACCACCATCGACTGGTACCAGTTCTTCTGCCTGTGGGAGCAGCTGCCCTCGTCCATGAAGCGCGTGGCCGAGCTGGTCGGCGTCCAGGAGGGCTTCCTCGCTCGCTCCGTCAGCGGCAAGCTCGTCGCCAAGACGGAGAGGCAGCACAGGCAGATGGCTGTGCAcaaacg GTTCTTCACCACTCTGGTCCTACAGGACCTAGTCAATGAGGAACCGCTGGGTGCCGTGGCAACGAAATACAACTGCAACCGTGGGCAGCTGCAGTCCCTTCAGCAGTCAGCATCTACCTatgctg GCATGGTGACGGTGTTCTGTAAGCGCCTGGGCTGGCACaccctggagctgctgctgtcCCAGTACCAGACCCGGCTGAGCTTCGGGGTGCAGCGGGAGCTGGTGGACCTGGTCAGGGTGTCCCTGCTGAACGCGGCGCGGGCCCGCACGCTCTACGACCAGGGCCTCTGCACCGTGGCCCAGCTGGCCCGCGCCACGCTCACGGAGGTGGAGAAAGCTCTGAGGAAGGCCGTGCCCTTTAagag CTCGAAACGGGCCGTGGACGAGAGCGAGATGGAGGCGGCCGAGAGGCGGAGCCTTCGCTGCGTTTGGGTCAGCGGTGGGCGGGCCCTGACGGAGCGGGAAGCAGCCAATGAGATTGTGTCGGAGGCtaggctcctcctccagcaagaCCTGGCCGATTTAGGAGTGGAGTGGGACCCCGGGACCCTCCCCCCAGAGGCGGGCCTCGACAGCGATCCTGACGAAGACTCTCACAGCTCGCCCGAAACGCAACAAAACCACAGCAAACCTCAGAGGGAGGACgcgaagaaggaggagaagagagagggagacaggagggggagaggagaaatgagGAGGCGGGATGGAAAAACTGAGGtggaagtgggagagagggaaggagcgaACCGGCCAGAAAAGACAGAGGCAaacaggaaggggggagagacgaAAATGAacgaggggggaggagctggtggggAAAAGACGAAGGGAGAAGATGCAGGACGGAGGGACGGACAGAAGTTAAGGgctgaggaaagagaggaggatcaGGAACAGCCGAGAAGTACCACAGGAAGTTCAGGGCGAGAAATGGGGACGGAAAAAAAGGTAGGACCAACACAGAGACGTGTAGAAATGAAAGTGTCAGAGCAAGCGGAGGAGGTTGAAAGCGCCCTGTCCACCTCTGCGCTTCCGGAAGGACCCATCGCCATCCCCACCCGTCCTGAGAGGAGTCTCACACAGGAGTTAGCTGAGTTGGTCTTcagcccccttcccccaccccagccctctcccatgCCCCCTCCTCGCTTCAGAGCCCCCATCTCCCGCGTGGAGGAACCTCCAGCAGTAGGCTGCGTTTCCTCTGGGACACTAGAGAGGACAGGACCAGCTCAGACAGCTACATCACCCATGCAGACAGGGAAAGGGCACCAGTCTAGAGCTCTGAGGAAAGTGCTCCATTTCATCCATTCAGAGGCAGggcaagagaggggagagacggacCCCGTCCGAACCACATCTCCACTCCCTTTGATTCCCAAACACGCACCCCCAACCCCGGCCACGCACCTCCTTCCAGCTCCAGCTTCTCCCCCCTTACTCGACCCCGTCCTCCCTCAGAGGGCggcaccctccccggcctcgcccccccagcccctctcaccggctcagcctccagccccgcctctctccacTGTGGCCACGCGCAGGAGGCTCGAGGACGAGGGGACGGACGACTTCTCGTCCCCGGAGCTGTacgtcagagaggagaggaggagggaggaggaggagaaggaggaggcccaGGAAGGAGAGGGCTTCGGGGACAGCTTTGAGCTGGACACCCAGACAGAGCTAATGATCCAGCAGCAGGAGAATCCACAGAGAGAAGTGAAAGCGGGCGACGGAGGGAtagagcggagggagggagcgctGGGGAGcgcagcggaggaggagggagaggaagagaggcgtgTTTTAGAGAGGGAGACGCGTTGGCCTGCGTCGGGGAagacggggagaggaggaggttacGGCGACGAGAGTGCAGGTGAAAAGGAAGCCCTGCGTGGGTCTCCGAGCAACGGTGTCCACAGCGACCGTGACAGGGAGGTACTTGGTGGCTCCGTCACCATCGGCAACGGACAACCCAAACTTGGCATCTCTTTAACTGACAGTCAGATGGAAAACTTCCTCAACTACAGTCAAGAG GTCTTAGCAGATGGAGATGGTGGTGTTTATGAAGATGACAAAGAGGATGAACTTTTTGGTAGAGGTGATCTGTCTCGTGTCTCAGTGTCAGATCACGTCACGTCTAACAGTCTGAACGGCAGCAGTAGCTTCCTGTTTGACAGCCTATACGATAGCTCCCTTTTGGCTGCCCTGAGCCCGGAAGAGGAATCTAACcaatcagagaaggaggaagtgcaGGGGGAGGGACCAGCTGCCACAGAGGCCGCAAGCCGCCACAAGCTCCCCTCCACACAAGAGAAAAGACGAAGTGGGCTCCTGACAAATCAGGAGGCAGAAGAGCAGGAGGCTATCCAATGGGGAGAGTCGTCCTTCAACCTATCAGAGTGGGGCGACTCGTTGTTGGTGGGTGAACATTTCCTGGAAAGGCGGAGCCtcctgagacacacagagagaacccAGCAGGAAAATAATCCCAACCGTGGTCAAACAGAACATCCCGAACCAACGGACCAACAAATACCAGAACCACAACACGGTCAGGATACTGCTCAAACTCGCCCTACAGAAGCACAACCGCACCACGGTCAGACAGACCCACTCAAACCCGACCAGTGCACGTTTCAGACAGACCGACCACAACCGCAACACAACCCCAGTCAGACGAACGAACAACACAACACTGAAGACCCAAGCCCCAGCGGACCAACCTTGAGCCGAGAGGTTGGCgtcgaggaagagagggagaagaggagagacgaggggagagaacgggagagagcggacagagaggcaggggccCCGCCCGACCCATCGGTGTTTAAACACCCGGCACTGCCGAGTCAGCCGACTGACACCTGTCCTCAGTGCAGCCCCGGACTCCAGGACATCTTCGACCGTTGGCCGAGCATGTCCGACCAGctgtcaccacacaccctcctggtggggtcgacacgcacgcacacggacGCGCAGCCTGCTAGTGAGGGAGAGCGAGCGTTCTCAGAGAGGCAGGTTGTTAGTGGAGAGACCAGAGCGAGCAGCAGTCACAGAGATACAAGagggagactggaggagagacctGGTTCTGGTGACCTCATCCCCCCCACACCAGAAACTAACCCCGTCACCCCCAGAGTCAAACGAACCACCTCCTCGGTCCAGTCACCTCTTACCACACGGCCCCTCAACCAATCCACTCCCACTACCGCCCGCCCTGACCAACCAGGAGTCCCTGAATGTCCCCAGTCCCGCCCACGGCCCAGAATTGACCCGATCAGCAGTAAGCGACACAGACCTCTGCCAGTCGAGGCTGTATCAGACACTGAACAGCAAGAGTCTACCTCGCACACCCCAAACCCCGACACGCACTTTGGCACTGAGACAAAGGCCCCAGGAGAGCGTACACACTCAACGTTAGACCCCACATCTGTCCCCCATCCCAAAACCCAGCCACGCCCTCGCATGGACCCCAGACCTCCCCCGGCTCCGGCCCAAaccccagcccccgccccctcacTTCCGCCCCCAGCCGAGGCTCCTTCCCCCCTGGACTCGTCTCTCACCGACGAGGGCTTCACCCTCCAGCTGTCCCAGGATGCCCCTCTCACCCCCGGCAGCCCCGGGGCCTTCTCCATCGTGGACGTGGCGAGCGACAGGCGCCTGTTTAGCACCTTCCTGAGCGAGTGGAGGACGAAGGGCAGGTACTCCCTCGCTCTGGCCTGCGagaggagggaacacacacagccgCCCAAacacagaggag TCTCGTGTCTTCAGCCCATCTCAGAGCCAGACGGGTTCTCCGtgagggggggcgaggggctGCTGCTgaccggcctgtctgtctgctggggggGGCGCGACGCCTACTACATATCACTGCAACAGAAGCagagcacag ATATCAGTTCAAGTCTGGCCCCGCCTCCACTGGATGCTGATTTGCCGGTGGTTGAGAGGCTGGAGCAGGTAAAGGCCTGCCTAAACCGGTCATTGGTTAAAGGTGCAGGAGGCGTGGTTATCACTTACGACATCATCGAGGCGTACAAGACCTTGGTGCTTAGCTGTGGCATCGGTCTAGACGGCAGTTGTGAAGACCCCAag GTGGCGTGTTGGCTGTTGGACCCTGGCAGTGAGGAGAGGACCCTGGCCAGCGTGGTGACCTGCTTCTGCCCCCAAGAGCTGGATCTGCTggagggcctgggggaggggagacacgcacacactcactccccacGCCTGAGGGCCGCCACGGAGAGCGTGTTGGTGCATGCTGCCATGGACCAGCTGAACACGCTGCTGGAGAAAGATGGACTGCTAg acGTGTTCCGCCGTGTGGAGATGCGTTCGCAGGTGTGTCTGGCTCTGCTGGAGCTGAACGGGGTGGGCTTCAGCGTGGAGGAGTGCAAGAGACAGAAGCACGTGATGCAGGCCAAGCTCTCTGCCCTGGAGGCCCAGGCCTACAGCCTGGCCGGCCACAGCTTCTCCCTGACCAGCATCGATGACATAGCCCAG attaTGTTTCTGGAGCTGCGTCTGCCTCCTAATGGAGACGTGACTGGTCTGAAGAACAAGAGGACCCTGGGATACGCCaggagaggagcggggaggGTGCGCCTGGGCAAGCAGTTCAGCACCACCAAg GACGTTCTggagaagctccgccccctgcaCCCGTTCCCAGGGGTGATcctggagtggaggaggatCACCAACGCTATGACCAAGGTGGTGTTccctctccagagagagagacaacaccaCCCTCTGCTGGCCATGGACAGGATACACCCTgtgtctcagacacacaccaccacag GCCGAGTGAGCTTCACTGAGCCCAACATCCAGAACGTTCCGAAAGACTTTGAGATCCAGATGGCCACCGTTGTGGGCGAGAGCCCCCCCtcacaagatggccgccaggcTGCCACCCGGCCAGG CAGGAGAGGGCGCTCCAGGCTGCCAGCCCCTCCTGCAGGCAGTCCAGAGAAGGATGTCGCCTTCTCCGTCAGCATGAGACACGCCTTCGTACCCTTCTCAG gaggGATGATCCTAGCTGCAGATTATTCCCAGTTGGAGCTGCGGGTGCTAGCTCACCTCTCTAAGGACCGGCGCCTCCTACAG GTGCTGAACGGAGGGGTGGATGTTTTCCGCTGCATCGCGGCAGAGTGGAAGAACATAACCCCAGATGCTGTGAAGGACGGCCTCAGACAGCAGGCCAAGCAG ATTTGCTATGGCATCATCTACGGGATGGGAGCCAAGTCTCTGGGGGAGCAGATGGGCGTGGATGAGAACGATGCTGCCTGTTACATAGAGAGCTTCAAGGCCAGATACACAG GGATCCAGTCCTTCCTGAGAGACACGGTGAAGAGCTGTGTAAAAAAGGGCTACGTTCAGACACTGCTGGGACGCAGGAGATACCTGCCTGGGATCACAAACGGCAACACTTACGCCAgggcacat GCAGAGCGCCAGGCGGTGAACACCACTGTTCAGGGTTCAGCTGCTGACATTGTTAAACTGGCCACTGTCAACATCCAGCAGAGACTACAGGAAaccttccctactgcccccctgtcacatcaacacccacactcag ACAGGGGCcgtagcaggacatggcctcgggTCAGAGGGGCTTACTTCATCCTGCAGCTGCATGACGAGCTGATCTACgagaccacagaagaagacctcATTCGG GTGGCTCAAatagtgaagagagagatggagtcagCAGTCAAGCTTTATGTGAAGCTCAGAGCCAAAGTCAAGGTGGGACCCAGCTGGGGTGACCTCCAGGACATGGAAATATGA